TCCACGTGATGTTGTGGCGGGCGAAGAAGCGCCACAGCGCGCCGATGCTGAAGCGATGCCCGCGCGCGGCGAGCTGCGACTGGAGCTCCTTCAGCGTGATGTCGCAGGTCCCTTCGACGAGCGAGAGGATCAGGCCGCTATGCGCGTCGATGCGCGCCGACCAGCGATCCCCGCCGCGCTTGTAGGAGGCCGGACTACCGGTCTCGCTCTGCCTTTGACACCATCGGATCGCGCTCGCCGCGGAGACGCCGAAACGCTCCGCCGCCTGCCGCCGCGACATGCCGCCAGAAACAGCCGCCACCGCGCGCTCCCGAAGATCGAGCGAAAGGGTCTTCTTCGACATGCCTGCCAGCCCCCTTCGCCAGCAGCAAGCTTGAATCAGACCCGCGTCGATTCGGGAATCCCCCGCGATTCAGTCAGACAAGAAACCGCTCTAAGAAGAAGATTGCGCCGAACGCCAAAAGCGCCGCTTTGAGGAGCCTGTCGCGCGTGTTCCCATTCATGCGGATATTTCCGAATGCGAGAATTTTACCCCCAGCCCCGTCAGAGCGACACGTAGGGCTCTCTCAAGGGTCCGGCATTTGCCAAACCTGAACGAAGGGAGTCGAGCGTCTGATACGAGCCAACTAGCGTGATTTGTTCGCCGTCTCAGCGATGCATTATAGAAGAATCCGAGCCCCGCCCTTTCCGTCAGTGGAGACCGTCATCGCCATGCGTTATCTGTCGCTGCCCTTCATAGGACGATACATGGCCTATTCCGTCGCGCTCATCGCGGCAATGGTGCTGCTACCTTTTTCTCTCTCCGATCCCATCTATTGGCTCCCTTTCGGGCTGGCGGCGGCCCTCGTGTCGCTCGGCACGCATGATCTTCTACAAACGCGGCACAGCCTACTCCGCAATTATCCAATCGTCGGGCATATCCGCTTTCTCCTTGAGGCTGTTCGCCCGGAAATCCGCCAGTATTTTGCCGAGAGCGACACTGATACTCAGCCGTTCAGTCGGAGCGAGCGGACGTTGGCGTTCGAGCGCGCCAAGAAAACCAACGACAAATTCCCATTCGGAACGGAGCTTGATGTCAACGCCGCATCGTTCGAGTGGATCAACCATTCTATCGCGCCGAGGCCGGTTGCGACTGAGCCGTTCCGGACCACCGTCGGCGGCCCCGGCTGTCTCCAGCCGTATTCGACTTCGGTCATGAACATATCCGCCATGAGCTTCGGCGCGCTGAGCGCCAATGCGATTCTAGCGCTGAATCTGGGGGCGCAGCGCGGGGGCTTCGCTCATGACACCGGCGAGGGCGGATTTAGCCGCCACCATCGACAACATGGCGGCGACATCATTTTACAGATCGCCAGCGGTTACTTCGGCTGTCGCACGCCCGACGGCCGCTTTTCCCCCGAGCGTTTCGCCGAACTGGCGAACGAGTCACAGGTCAAGATGATCGAGATCAAGCTCAGCCAGGGCGCGAAGCCCGGCCACGGCGGCGTGCTTCCGGCGGCCAAGGTGTCGCAGGAAATCGCTCTGGCCCGAGGCGTGCCGGTGGGGCGGGATTGCATTTCGCCGGCTCGCCATTCAGAATTTTCGAGCCCGCGCGGGCTGCTGGAATACGTCGAACGGCTACGCAAGCTCGCGCTCGGCAAGCCCGTTGGCTTTAAGCTTTGCGTCGGCCATCCTTGGGAGTTCCTCGGCATCTGCAAGGCCATGCTGGAAACGGGTCTCTTTCCCGATTTTATCGTCGTCGACGGCGCTGAAGGCGGGACGGGGGCGGGGCCGCTTGAGTTCATCGATCATGTCGGAATGCCACTGCGGGATGGGCTGCTCTTTGTTCACAACGCGCTCGTCGGCCTGAATTTGCGGCAACATGTCAAGCTCGGCGCGAGCGGCAAAGTCATCACTGCTTTCGACATGGCGCGGGTCATTGCGCTGGGCGCCGATTGGTGCAATTCGGCGCGCGGCTTTATGTTCTCTCTCGGCTGCATCCAGTCGCTCCGCTGCCACACCGACCAATGCCCGGTGGGGGTCGCAACCCAGGACCCCGTCCGGCAGCGCGCCCTGGTCGTCTCGGAAAAAGCGAGCCGGGTCGAGTCGTTTCATCGAGAGACCATTTTGGCGTTGGCCGAGTTGCTCGCCGCCGCCGGTCTCGACCATCCAGCCGATCTCACGCCCCGCCACGTCATCAAGCGCACGGCCTCCGGCCAGGTGCAGACCTTCGAGCAGATTTACGGCTTCCTCAAGCCCGGCGAACTCCTTTCCGGCGCCGACGATCCGCAATTGCGGGACGCTTGGTCTAAGGCTCGCTCCGATTCCTTCTCACTGACGTAAACTGGAGACGCTTGGCCGATCTGATCTGGAGCAGGAGTTACGCCTCATCCTTTCGGATAACCGACAGTTTGCGACAGCAGCACCTGGTGGTCGTGGCTCAGTCCGAGCGCATTGGCGATCGCCTCGCGGTCGATCCAGGCTCGGATCACCGTAGCAAGGCCGTTGCCCGCGGCGAATAAATACACATTTTGGGAGATGGCGCCGGCCGCGACGGACGCATAACTTTCGCGAAAGGCGACCGGCACGAGCGTCATTCGGCTGTAGTCGGCAACAAACACCAAGTCCAACGGCGCCTCATCGACGAAGTCCTGGTAACCGGTAATGCTCCTTAAATCGGCGGAGACGATTAGCTGTAGCTGATTTGCCGCGGCGTCATAAAGATAGGCGCCGGACGGCAGCGCGACGTAAACGTCGATCTCCTGGGCGTTCAATGCCGAAGGGGCAGTGCGGTGTCCGTCTGTCCGGTTCACGCCGTAGGCCGCCCACAGCAAATTCGAGAGCAGCGGCAGCGGCAATTCCTGACTCGAAAACTCACGGTCAGACCGACGCTTCGAGAGCGCCTCCATCAAAGGAACGCCGCCTTCCTTTTGCGGCTCCGGCAAGGGGATGATCTCCGAAGCTTCTCCTCGGGCGGGCTTCGGGCGAAGGCGTCCCATCATGCCGAGCGCGAGTTTGCTCAAAGTGCTCATAGCGACGATCTCCCACTCCTTGCGCGCGGACATTTTCCAGCACGCCGGTTTTCCTCCATGGAAAGCCTTAAACTAGCATAGGAGCCATTTCCGAGAGTTTTTACATCAGCGATTGAAGAGCCAAATGGCCAAGCTCAGGACGACGCTCACGATCAAGGAAGTCGTGATGGGGATGTAAAGTCGGAAATTCCCTCGCTCGATCAAGATGTCTCCCGGCAGTCGGCCGAGCCCAAACCGCTCGCCGAACAGCCATACAAGCCCAACGAGAATGAGAACGATCCCCGCGCCGATAAGGATTTTTGGCATTTGTCGGGCTCCAGAATTCGATCCCTGGGAACGATCACGGCATCTTCG
The nucleotide sequence above comes from Methylocystis parvus OBBP. Encoded proteins:
- a CDS encoding SagB/ThcOx family dehydrogenase, whose product is MSARKEWEIVAMSTLSKLALGMMGRLRPKPARGEASEIIPLPEPQKEGGVPLMEALSKRRSDREFSSQELPLPLLSNLLWAAYGVNRTDGHRTAPSALNAQEIDVYVALPSGAYLYDAAANQLQLIVSADLRSITGYQDFVDEAPLDLVFVADYSRMTLVPVAFRESYASVAAGAISQNVYLFAAGNGLATVIRAWIDREAIANALGLSHDHQVLLSQTVGYPKG
- a CDS encoding FMN-binding glutamate synthase family protein codes for the protein MRYLSLPFIGRYMAYSVALIAAMVLLPFSLSDPIYWLPFGLAAALVSLGTHDLLQTRHSLLRNYPIVGHIRFLLEAVRPEIRQYFAESDTDTQPFSRSERTLAFERAKKTNDKFPFGTELDVNAASFEWINHSIAPRPVATEPFRTTVGGPGCLQPYSTSVMNISAMSFGALSANAILALNLGAQRGGFAHDTGEGGFSRHHRQHGGDIILQIASGYFGCRTPDGRFSPERFAELANESQVKMIEIKLSQGAKPGHGGVLPAAKVSQEIALARGVPVGRDCISPARHSEFSSPRGLLEYVERLRKLALGKPVGFKLCVGHPWEFLGICKAMLETGLFPDFIVVDGAEGGTGAGPLEFIDHVGMPLRDGLLFVHNALVGLNLRQHVKLGASGKVITAFDMARVIALGADWCNSARGFMFSLGCIQSLRCHTDQCPVGVATQDPVRQRALVVSEKASRVESFHRETILALAELLAAAGLDHPADLTPRHVIKRTASGQVQTFEQIYGFLKPGELLSGADDPQLRDAWSKARSDSFSLT
- a CDS encoding DUF2905 domain-containing protein translates to MPKILIGAGIVLILVGLVWLFGERFGLGRLPGDILIERGNFRLYIPITTSLIVSVVLSLAIWLFNR